The sequence GCGTATAAAGAGTCAGGGAACCACGCCCCGCTTGAGGTGCCGAATAAGAAGGCATACATGATTAAGGATTTACTAGACTGGGCAAAATACTACGGAGTTCCATTCAACTTTCCTGATATGTTTCCCTTGAACAGCGTGAAGCCGATGCGAGGCGCTTTGGCGGCAAAAGAAAAAGGGAAAGTTGCCGAATACACGCACAAGCTGTTTGCACTTTACATGGTCGAAGGAAGGGATTTAAACCAGGATCATGTTCTTAAGAATGCGGTAAGCGAGTTGGGCATAGATGCTGACTGGTTTATGAGAAGGATTGGGGAACAGGATATAAAGGATGAGTTGAGAAAGGAGACTTGTGAGCTAGTAAAACGGGGCGGGTTTGGCGCACCTACCTTCTTCATAGAGGACAGGATGTTCTGGGGAAACGATAGGTTGGTCTTTGTTGAAGAATATTTAAGGGTAAGTCTCTAATTAAAGTCTAGGTCTGAAATCAAAACACACCCCGTCCCTTGGGGACACCCCTCTAAAGAGGGGAATTTCTCCATCAAGTCCCCTCTTGAGAGGGGACGTAGGGGTGTGTAATCTGTGTAATGAAAAGATGCACAATCATTCCATACAGCCCGAAGTGGGCAACCAAAGGAGATAATGTCTCATGTGGCGCGGTTTCGATTATAAGAATGGCGAATTTCATGTAGAGGATGTTCCGGTAAAAGAGATTGCCCGGTCGGTGGGGACTCCCTGTTATATCTACAGCTACTCCATCCTCAGGGATAATTTTAGCCTTTTAAGCGATGCTTTTTCGGGAATAGACGCCCTTATTTGCTACTCGGTTAAGGCTAATTCAAACCTGGCGGTCTTAAAGACCTTTGCCAGCCTGGGGGCCGGGTTTGATATCGTTTCGGGGGGCGAGCTTCGCCGGGTTCTAAAAGCAGGTGGAGACCCGTCGAAGGTTGTTTTTTCCGGGGTGGGAAAAACCGAGGAGGAAATGGAACTGGCAATCGGTGCCGGAATACTTTTCTTCAACATTGAATCCACAGAAGAGCTTTATGTGTTGAACAAAGTGGCAAATGGATTGGGTAAAAAGGCCAGGGTTGCCATTAGGGTCAACCCGGACATCGACCCTAAGACCCATCCTTACATATCCACCGGGCTTAAAAAGAGCAAATTCGGGATCGAAATCGACAAGGCAGTGGAGGTTTACAAGGGTGCAGCCGGTATGAGCGGAATCGAAGTAGTGGGATTGGATGCTCACATCGGCTCCCAGATATTTGACCTTTACCCTTTTGCGGCCTCGGCGAAGAAGCTGGTGGACCTGGCCGAGGTTCTAAAGGGTGAAGGGATTGAAATTAGATATATAGACATAGGCGGAGGATTAGGAATAAGGTATAAAAAAGAGGATGTTCCCCCGGACCCCGCTCAATATGCAAAACTTATAATCAAGGAAATAGACGCTAAGTATAAACTCTTGCTGGAACCGGGAAGATGGCTCGTAGGAAATGCCGGAGCTCTCTTGACCAAGGTGCTTTACATCAAGCAGGGCACGGCTAAAAGATTTGTGATTGTAGATGCGGCCATGAATGACCTGATTCGTCCCGCTTTTTATGACTCCTACCATGAAATTGTCACGGCGGATGCCGACCTGGAAAATGAAGAGGTCGTGGACATAGTAGGACCGGTCTGCGAATCGGGCGATTTTTTGGCTCAAGACCGAAAGCTTCCTTGGGTGGCTAAAGACGACCTGCTAGTGGTTCTCAGCGCCGGTGCTTACGGTTATGTTATGTCTTCCAACTACAACACCCGCCCCCGTGTCCCCGAGGTGATGGTCAATGGAAAGGAATTTTATGTGGTAAAGGAAAGGGAAACATACGAGGATTTGATTCGAGGAGAAAGCATTCCCGATTTTTTGAAGTGAATGATACGGTTTACTGGTTAACGGGTTTGCTGGTTGGCGGGTTACAAATAAACACGTGAACACATTAACTCGCAAACACGTTAACAATCCCTTTGTGTCTTAGCGTCTTCGTGGCTAAATAACCATGTTCTCCTTATCCATAGAAGGCTTTGAGATTCCTCCCGAATGGGTCTCGTTATCCAAAGACCTTCAAGATGGCCGAATAATTTTTGTCTTAGGGGCTAGTGATACCGGCAAGACTACCCTCATAAAATTTTTAATAGACAGGTTCGTAAAATCGGGTAAAAAAGTGGCCTTTGTGGACAGCGATATCGGACAGTCTTCGATAGCAGTCCCAACCGCTATCTCATCCGCC comes from Thermodesulfobacteriota bacterium and encodes:
- the lysA gene encoding diaminopimelate decarboxylase — its product is MWRGFDYKNGEFHVEDVPVKEIARSVGTPCYIYSYSILRDNFSLLSDAFSGIDALICYSVKANSNLAVLKTFASLGAGFDIVSGGELRRVLKAGGDPSKVVFSGVGKTEEEMELAIGAGILFFNIESTEELYVLNKVANGLGKKARVAIRVNPDIDPKTHPYISTGLKKSKFGIEIDKAVEVYKGAAGMSGIEVVGLDAHIGSQIFDLYPFAASAKKLVDLAEVLKGEGIEIRYIDIGGGLGIRYKKEDVPPDPAQYAKLIIKEIDAKYKLLLEPGRWLVGNAGALLTKVLYIKQGTAKRFVIVDAAMNDLIRPAFYDSYHEIVTADADLENEEVVDIVGPVCESGDFLAQDRKLPWVAKDDLLVVLSAGAYGYVMSSNYNTRPRVPEVMVNGKEFYVVKERETYEDLIRGESIPDFLK
- a CDS encoding 2-hydroxychromene-2-carboxylate isomerase; amino-acid sequence: MKKKVEFYYDLTSPYSYLASTRIEGICERYGAELEWKPFLLGGAYKESGNHAPLEVPNKKAYMIKDLLDWAKYYGVPFNFPDMFPLNSVKPMRGALAAKEKGKVAEYTHKLFALYMVEGRDLNQDHVLKNAVSELGIDADWFMRRIGEQDIKDELRKETCELVKRGGFGAPTFFIEDRMFWGNDRLVFVEEYLRVSL